TCTACGTATAGCGGATTCGGGTAAAGCTCAGCGTGGTCACCTACAGATTTCATCAACTGCCTGAATTCTGGAATCACTAATTGATACACATCCATTTCTTTACGGTGGACATCGTATTCACTTAGTTTTTGCTTCGCCAACGGGGTTTCGGATATACCTTTTATTATGTAGCTGCAAGTTTTTGGTAATTGGTCCTTTCTACTGAATATAACTTGCGCTCTGTATATAACACTGGCATAGTTTTCACCTTTTGGTAACGCGTATTTCACTTGAACTGATTGAACCTTGATCGATGCGTCATCTTTACACTTCCTCAACAGCGACTCAAAATAGTTTTCGTTGATCCATCCTGGAGTTTCACGCAGGTCGTCGATCAACAGTGGAAGAGTTTCCTCCGGCATTTTTGTCCAATCAACAGTTCAAACTTTTCTTTCGGAACAACGTCTAGGATTGTGAAGAAGACGTCCGAAAGCATCATTGTTTTATATTCGCTACGTCTCTTACGGTCTCGGGAAACAGAATAATTTATAGCCCTAATCCTTTGAGCAATACTGTCAGCTGGAGTAGAGTTACGGTCGTTTTGATGAGATCAGTGCGATTTATTCCCGGTGGACACGTAAAAAGACTGTGCTGACGTATGTGATTATGCATTGCAATGGTGCATAAGAGACGATAATTTGTCATACTCATCTCCATTTTCAGTGTAAAGTGGGAGGTGTATCATAAGCTTACGTGAAATGTAATCTAATCAAAAAGCAGAGCATGCGAAGATAACTTAAGGATATTAGCAAagcatagaaaataaaaaaatagtgcTTATTCCTTTTAATTTCGTGATGATTTTATcagaaaaattgtattttcaagTGTTTTTCAATAATCTATATTGGTCGCTATATGGTCCAAACATTTTCATCGAATCCCAATGGTATTGCAACAGAaagattttattccaaaattttgTATTTCCATCTAAAATGAACGATGCTGTGTGTTACGAGAACGAAGTGACCAGTTGACGCCATGATACTGCCAGTGACGTTTCTACGCCTGGGCAATGGACGTTCGCACGCCCCTAACTAGCTCACCTCCTAATATGGATTTCCCAGGGTCAGCGATTGCTTGCTTCGGGTGAACACACTTATTTTGCCTAACGAAACTGAGGTAGACAAAACAAAGAAGGCAGACCCACGTAAGGGGAAATCAACGCGATAATAAAGAAAGATTAAActcacaccaaaaaattatgaatattacaggtgacgtatttcaataaaatgacacaaaaccacatgacataaactGAATCGTATATTTTTCATGGTCAGGTgaattaaaattacatgtcacggaacctaaacacagcacccgatgcgacgcacctaacgcacaagcagtcgatgacttgatgcagtgaaatacttgttcagtgcaaatcgtggaaccTGTTTTACTTCGATCACCCGTCTTTCAAGAAACGAAGAACCATGGGAGCAGGGTTGCCAAAAATACAGAATAAtctgtatttatacagattttttacTAGTTTTCGAACACAGAATCTGTAatacagatatacagattttttcaaTCACGATCTGTGTGtacagatattttaaatttgtatttaCCAGAACCGTATAATATccaatataatttttaaatgtttcatAAACGCgattacatatttttttcatttcttgcgCAGTCTGACAGTTCCTTAATTTTAATGTGGTGAACTCAAAAAAGTGCGGCCTCGTTTCGTACACATTATGACATATAGCAATAGcaaagacaaacagacataatacttttcatcgttcactgatttactggtcaatttaaataatcattagttggccaatcgatcactcgtggtgCCCGCATcagatttgctcgagtttgacatttgctcgCTACCGCCACTGattgaaaacaacagatgtcgttagtgttcgtACGACGATAAATTTTATAAGTAAATGTTaaaagtgttatgtctgttgtCTGTGGCAATAGGTTTTCGCCATAAAAGTAAAGTGATGCATCATCTGCGAATGAGAAACAAAACGGTATGTCGGATGACTTATATTATGTTTTTGCGACTCGAGCTGATAATGGTTTCGTAATTTACTAAACTTAAACAAAATACACACCGgttgttattttattttacacgCAAGGTTTGAAATGTTGCAAGTAAAAATCATTTTGCTATTAGAAATATTCTCAAAGTACATAAAGCTAAACGGGTAGGGAGGGGATCAGACGTAGCGTCAATTTTACGTCATATAATTTGTTAATAGCTTTTAAGGGTAATCTTAACATCTTCTTATGTGTCTTGTGACTTTCAGAAATATTTGTgtgatggttatgatttttttcccaGAAAAATCACATAGTTAAATTTTCCAGGTGAATGTTATGTTGAGAAAAGCGCCATAATACATCATTCtatgattttttcaattgaTTGATAGACGTTGAAGAATGGCGGTAGTAACAATTCGATACAGATTTCGATACAGATTTTTGGAGTACGAAATACagatgaaaagattttttggttaaaaaatacagattttcaTTTGGTAACCCTGCATGGGAGAACCATCAATCGTTCACATCGTGataatcggacgactgcggtgggccgggcacgtagccagaatgccgACAGTAACtcggttaaaatggttctcgacaacgatccgacgggcacaagaaggcgaggtgcgcatcgGGCAAGttgaatcgatcaggtggaagatgacttgcggaccctccgtagactgcgtggttggcgacgtgtagccatggaccatGCCGAATAAAGAAGACCGcacacttcggccttagtctgaataaataaataataataatagtctccggcgaagcttccgataaaattgtttcgtcattttattcgcatgtataTGTCCGTTGCGATTGATTCCATACTGACATATGCGGATCAAAGcgattttaaacaaaaaatatgaattttaatttttccctcatcgatttttcttttaacaccttgtaaacaagctctgtgaactatCAACATAAGTAAAgttaagttagagtttgcattggtctattatTTCTCACGGAAAAGTGACATTTCTCCCATACTgaatcagctgtcaaatttactttggtaattttgatcaaattttccgtaTCAGCAGCGTATAGGGCTTTCTAGCAAACATATAAACCGTCTTTTAGAATAAATTCAGGGTGCGTTGGAAAACGTCCGAGTGCTAAATGGTGATAGAATTGGTAGCTTGGTTGTTAAGTAATTAGGTTACGCcagtaatattttattttatttttttattaaatatttgttgAAGGAGTGTCCATTCACTTATgtggcatcatatacgattttgtgttatCTGGGTGGAAATAGAACCAATGCAATTGTTATTTACAATAGGCTTAATATACAACAAAAATAATAAGAGTTTTATTTATAGTCATTAATTATATTATATTGGGAGTATTATTTGATTTGTATATTAGGTGAAACATAAACCTCCAGATGATGTTCAAAACAAAGCATGAAAAAATATACAATAAATCACTATGTGGAATAATAGCGCTGTCATTCAAGTTTGTCCAGTAGGCCTTTCCGATCAAACATAGGCAGTAATCCTCGAATGATCTTGTGATACTTTTTGTTGGACATAATCGCCTTCTTGAATTTCCTGGACCGTTCGTCTCCGGCCACTAATGCATCAAAATCAGCGTCCGGTTCCTGATTCATCTGTACCGGTAGAGCGACAACGCTGGCGTATATTGCTGAAAATATTATCCTAATTTATTatccaaaatataaaaatatatttaaataaataatttaaataaacttaCAGTAGAACATCTTTCGCAAAAGTTGCCTTTGAAATTGATGCAAGGTTGGCAATTGCTTTGTGCAGTTTAAGCGTTTCGCATATTTTATCAAGTTACAGTAATAGTAATGCATGTACTCATCCAAGCAGTTTTGACGAATTTCATCACTGGTAGACGCAAAAAAGAAGTAGAATAAGTCGATAGCGGGAGTAGCATGACAGCAGAATTGAAAATCAAGGATTATCACATCTATTGGAACGCCTTCTGCATCGTATTTGAACATCAGATTGTTGGTCCACATATCTCCATGCAAGAATACGCGCAAATCATCATCGCATTCGTTGTCTACAACGGACAGTGTTTGCTCGATAAAATAGGGTTGTAGATTCCGCATTTTGTCTGCATAGTAATGCCATTCCGGGCCCCAAGAGTAAATTTCGTCCGTAAGGGCATCAAAAGCAGACTGGAAGAACCCATGAAAGGCATCTGTTTGTCGAGTCCATAACCCGGTAGTATATCGATCAAATATCGTCGGATCACTCTCAGATAGTTTAACAGAACTGGCATGTAATTTGGCAATAGCTTTGATGGACATTCTCGCGTGGGCTCCATCCAATCCAAGCGTCCTGTCTACCATCACATAGCCCTGTTCTGTAACGTCACTTAGAATAATGACGTCATTGATTCGGTCTACAAATAGAGGATTTGGATAAAGCTGCGAATGATCATCGATGGATTTCATCAGTATTCGGAATTCAGGAATGATAAATTGGTATACATCCATTTCATTCCGGTGGACATCATGTTCACCAAGCTTTTGCTTCGCCAACGGAGTCTCTGATAACCCTTTGATTATGTAGCTGTAGGTTTTTGATAGTTTTTCGT
The nucleotide sequence above comes from Armigeres subalbatus isolate Guangzhou_Male chromosome 3, GZ_Asu_2, whole genome shotgun sequence. Encoded proteins:
- the LOC134219093 gene encoding uncharacterized protein LOC134219093 is translated as MLEDSQPSKSDDLRETPEWINESYFESLLRKCKDDPTIMVQSVKVRYALSKGENYASVIYRVRVEFHDNEKLSKTYSYIIKGLSETPLAKQKLGEHDVHRNEMDVYQFIIPEFRILMKSIDDHSQLYPNPLFVDRINDVIILSDVTEQGYVMVDRTLGLDGAHARMSIKAIAKLHASSVKLSESDPTIFDRYTTGLWTRQTDAFHGFFQSAFDALTDEIYSWGPEWHYYADKMRNLQPYFIEQTLSVVDNECDDDLRVFLHGDMWTNNLMFKYDAEGVPIDVIILDFQFCCHATPAIDLFYFFFASTSDEIRQNCLDEYMHYYYCNLIKYAKRLNCTKQLPTLHQFQRQLLRKMFYSIYASVVALPVQMNQEPDADFDALVAGDERSRKFKKAIMSNKKYHKIIRGLLPMFDRKGLLDKLE